A single genomic interval of Halorubrum aethiopicum harbors:
- a CDS encoding LLM class flavin-dependent oxidoreductase, with protein MNVGINVSDIDHDLTLDLARRAERAELESVLLGETWGWEAFTLLGELARVTETVTLGTGIVPVYSRSPALLGQAAATAARATDGRFRLGIGVSGPAVIENWHGVEFDRPVGRTAETVRIVKRVLSGEVVDHDGTDFDLSGFRLRVDPPGDVPVYVGALGETNVRMAGAEADGWMPVFMPEGRFEELHEEFRDSAEGRGRDPDELAVVPNTVAAVAEDGQTARDMVRHHIAFYVGTMGSFYHRMLSEAGYGDEADAIRDAWRDEGSEAATERVPDAVVDAAAVAGTPERAAERLAAYEDLGVDGLSLYFPRRADADLMRETVDHLGSLTE; from the coding sequence ATGAACGTCGGAATCAACGTCAGCGACATCGATCACGACCTGACGCTCGATCTCGCCCGTCGCGCCGAACGAGCCGAACTCGAGAGCGTCCTGCTCGGCGAGACCTGGGGCTGGGAGGCGTTCACGTTGCTCGGGGAGCTCGCACGGGTAACCGAGACCGTCACGCTCGGAACGGGCATCGTCCCGGTCTACTCGCGATCACCCGCGTTGCTGGGGCAGGCCGCCGCGACGGCCGCTCGTGCCACGGACGGCCGGTTCCGCCTCGGGATCGGCGTCAGCGGTCCCGCCGTCATCGAGAACTGGCACGGCGTCGAGTTCGACCGTCCCGTCGGCCGGACGGCGGAGACCGTTCGGATCGTAAAACGGGTCCTCTCCGGCGAGGTCGTGGACCACGACGGAACGGACTTCGACCTCTCGGGCTTCCGGCTCAGGGTGGACCCGCCGGGCGACGTTCCCGTCTACGTCGGCGCGCTCGGGGAGACGAACGTCCGGATGGCCGGCGCCGAGGCCGACGGGTGGATGCCCGTGTTCATGCCCGAGGGGCGGTTCGAGGAGCTCCACGAGGAGTTCCGCGACAGCGCCGAGGGACGGGGACGCGATCCGGACGAGCTGGCCGTCGTCCCGAACACCGTCGCGGCGGTGGCGGAGGACGGACAAACCGCTCGCGACATGGTCCGACACCACATCGCGTTCTACGTCGGCACGATGGGGTCGTTCTACCACCGGATGCTCTCGGAAGCGGGGTACGGGGACGAGGCCGACGCGATCCGAGACGCCTGGCGAGACGAGGGCTCGGAGGCCGCGACCGAGCGAGTCCCCGACGCGGTCGTCGACGCGGCGGCCGTCGCCGGCACGCCCGAACGGGCGGCCGAGCGTCTGGCGGCCTACGAGGACCTCGGCGTCGACGGGCTCTCGCTGTACTTCCCGCGGCGTGCGGACGCGGACCTCATGCGCGAGACGGTCGACCACCTCGGATCGCTCACGGAGTGA
- a CDS encoding carboxylate--amine ligase produces the protein MADRFRSTEGLIDALADASFDRPPALVSNAHVTGLGVARALDAHGVPVIALDRAAGDGTEPVTHDGLAPPSDAVDFAGAVTYPLEDLDGFREDVEAIVDAAGTEAVAFGCMDEWALAYAEADPDGVRLPYSGIDTIDDVLNKSRLYATCEELGIPYPETHRLGGGSDGTGEDADDTGEIDEDALDAAADALGFPLVVKPARKREFEEAFGTNVLTVADREEFEEVVASAAAEGVEVMAQKRVDVATGRDHSLASYVPPSGVDDALAVVGNAAVRYPLQFGTSCLVETADEPEIEERALAVLDDAGYHGISEAEFVYDDEREEFLLLDVNTRPWKWISLPVAAGANLPMAAYASVTDAEYEPEVAESSEPTRWVYLRDYLSLLAGDDAFWDQLSGDDWRRLVAGSFEREGDLTTGVYRPSDPAPAAKLFETEFVDREYYCSC, from the coding sequence ATGGCAGACCGCTTCCGCTCGACCGAGGGGTTGATCGACGCGCTCGCGGACGCGTCGTTCGACCGGCCGCCCGCGCTCGTCAGCAACGCCCACGTCACCGGCCTCGGCGTCGCCCGCGCGCTCGACGCCCACGGCGTGCCCGTGATCGCGCTCGACCGCGCGGCCGGCGACGGGACGGAGCCCGTCACCCACGACGGGCTCGCGCCGCCCTCGGACGCCGTCGACTTCGCGGGCGCGGTCACCTATCCGCTCGAGGACCTCGACGGCTTCCGCGAGGACGTGGAGGCGATCGTCGACGCCGCCGGGACCGAGGCGGTCGCGTTCGGCTGTATGGACGAGTGGGCGCTCGCGTACGCGGAGGCCGACCCCGACGGGGTCCGGCTCCCCTACTCGGGGATCGACACGATCGACGACGTGTTGAACAAGTCGCGGCTGTACGCGACCTGCGAGGAGCTGGGAATCCCCTACCCGGAGACCCATCGTCTCGGCGGCGGATCCGACGGAACGGGGGAAGACGCCGACGATACCGGGGAGATCGACGAGGACGCCCTCGACGCGGCAGCCGACGCGCTCGGCTTCCCGCTCGTGGTGAAGCCCGCCCGAAAACGCGAGTTCGAGGAGGCGTTCGGCACGAACGTGCTGACCGTCGCCGACCGCGAGGAGTTCGAGGAGGTCGTCGCGAGCGCGGCCGCCGAGGGCGTCGAGGTGATGGCCCAGAAGCGCGTCGATGTCGCGACCGGGAGGGACCACTCGCTGGCGTCATACGTCCCGCCCTCGGGCGTCGACGACGCGCTCGCGGTCGTGGGCAACGCCGCGGTCCGGTACCCGCTCCAGTTCGGGACCTCCTGTCTCGTCGAGACGGCGGACGAGCCCGAGATCGAGGAGCGCGCGCTCGCCGTGCTCGACGACGCCGGCTACCACGGGATCAGCGAGGCGGAGTTCGTCTACGACGACGAGCGCGAGGAGTTCCTGCTGCTCGACGTCAACACCCGCCCGTGGAAGTGGATCTCGCTGCCGGTCGCCGCGGGCGCGAACCTCCCAATGGCGGCGTACGCCTCCGTCACCGACGCGGAGTACGAGCCGGAGGTCGCGGAATCGAGCGAGCCGACGCGGTGGGTGTACCTCCGCGACTACCTCTCGCTTCTCGCCGGCGACGACGCCTTCTGGGACCAGCTGTCGGGCGACGACTGGCGGCGGCTCGTCGCCGGCTCCTTCGAGCGCGAGGGCGACCTGACCACCGGCGTCTACCGCCCGTCCGATCCGGCCCCGGCCGCGAAGCTGTTCGAGACGGAGTTCGTCGACCGCGAGTACTACTGCTCCTGTTGA
- a CDS encoding DUF5813 family protein, whose translation MSESEREDDVDEVPGRVRRAFRDHGSFEPAGEGVWTATTTAFDAAIEAEPTPEDDGRIRFSVTVRVPTLSAVTVDDVADVVETGWCETFERRVVDVGGVTRGDHSFEPRVDRDGETVAVSFSLTDVNERRGVDDAGALVDFVEGTYVQGVIPGYEYTEPVEGLISSARRQGGGSAGL comes from the coding sequence ATGAGCGAGAGCGAACGCGAGGACGACGTCGACGAGGTGCCGGGACGCGTCCGGCGGGCCTTCCGCGACCACGGCTCGTTCGAACCCGCCGGGGAGGGCGTCTGGACCGCGACGACGACCGCCTTCGACGCCGCGATCGAGGCCGAGCCGACCCCCGAGGACGACGGCCGGATCCGCTTTTCGGTCACCGTCCGCGTCCCGACGCTGTCGGCGGTGACCGTCGACGACGTGGCCGACGTCGTCGAGACGGGCTGGTGTGAGACGTTCGAGCGCCGCGTCGTCGACGTGGGCGGCGTCACCCGCGGGGACCACTCCTTCGAGCCGCGAGTCGACCGCGACGGAGAGACGGTCGCCGTGTCGTTCTCGCTTACCGACGTCAACGAGCGGCGCGGCGTCGACGACGCGGGCGCGCTGGTCGACTTCGTCGAGGGGACCTACGTCCAGGGCGTGATCCCCGGCTACGAGTACACGGAGCCCGTCGAGGGGCTCATCTCCTCGGCCAGACGACAGGGCGGCGGCTCCGCGGGGCTCTGA
- the tmk gene encoding dTMP kinase: MLITLEGLDGSGKTTVWEALRDVHPDAVFTREPTDSWYGDAVYRSMGDADADPLAELFLYTADHADHLSGTIRPALAEGNLVVSDRYSDSRFAYQGATLARSDVDIARPMEYVRGIHAAFSRPPDATIYLDLDASTAAERAGRTDKFEEDGYLAAVRENYERLIDAEPGRFVRVDATRAPEDVIARVEDVVADLLADAE; encoded by the coding sequence ATGCTGATCACGCTGGAGGGGCTGGACGGGAGCGGGAAGACGACCGTGTGGGAGGCGTTACGGGACGTCCACCCGGACGCCGTCTTCACCCGCGAGCCGACCGACAGCTGGTACGGCGACGCGGTGTACCGCTCGATGGGCGACGCGGACGCCGACCCGCTCGCGGAGCTCTTCTTGTACACCGCCGACCACGCCGACCACCTCTCGGGGACGATCCGGCCCGCGCTCGCCGAGGGGAACCTCGTCGTCTCGGACCGGTACTCCGACTCCCGGTTCGCCTACCAGGGCGCGACGCTCGCTCGGAGCGACGTCGACATCGCCCGGCCGATGGAGTACGTCCGGGGGATCCACGCCGCCTTCTCGCGCCCGCCGGACGCGACGATCTACCTCGATCTGGACGCGTCGACCGCGGCCGAGCGCGCCGGCCGCACGGACAAGTTCGAGGAGGACGGCTACCTCGCCGCGGTCCGGGAGAACTACGAGCGGCTGATCGACGCCGAGCCCGGCCGGTTCGTCCGCGTCGACGCCACGCGGGCCCCCGAGGACGTGATCGCCCGCGTCGAGGACGTCGTCGCCGACCTCCTCGCGGACGCGGAGTAG
- the gcvH gene encoding glycine cleavage system protein GcvH, producing MSFEVPDELRYLESHEWTTVDDETVRVGISDFAQDELGDVVFVELPDAGDEVVAGEAFGVVESIKAVSDVYSPVSGEVLAVNEELFDRPELVNEDPYGDGWLIEVAPSDGVGGDDLLDADEYDAQIA from the coding sequence ATGAGCTTCGAAGTTCCCGACGAGTTACGATACCTGGAATCGCACGAGTGGACCACCGTCGACGACGAGACAGTCCGGGTCGGGATCTCCGACTTCGCACAGGACGAGCTCGGCGACGTGGTCTTCGTCGAGCTTCCCGACGCCGGCGACGAGGTCGTGGCGGGCGAGGCGTTCGGCGTGGTCGAGTCCATCAAGGCGGTCTCGGACGTGTACTCACCCGTTTCCGGGGAGGTCCTCGCGGTCAACGAGGAGCTCTTCGACCGCCCCGAACTCGTCAACGAGGACCCCTACGGCGACGGCTGGCTGATCGAGGTCGCCCCGAGCGACGGCGTCGGAGGCGACGACCTGCTCGACGCCGACGAGTACGACGCGCAGATCGCCTGA
- the gcvPA gene encoding aminomethyl-transferring glycine dehydrogenase subunit GcvPA — MSGSPYAPHTDAETAAMLEAVGVDDEEALFDIPEAVAFDGEFGIDARTERGIRDECARIFGRNADATEFLGRGHYAHYVPSVVDHLSDRAEFLTSYTQYQPEISQGFLQALFEYQSMLVELTGLPVANCSMYDAATALAEAATLADRTRSTSGDVVLVPGHLREGKRAVLDNYCAGADLTVESYPMDDGIADLDALADRVGDDVVMVYAENPTLRGCIEENLAAIGEIADDGDALFTLGSDVVALSVLEEPASVGADVVVGEAGALGLPTAYGMGLGIFACREEHLRQVPGRLVGASEDAAGDRAFTLTLQTREQHIRKERATSNICTNQAWVALRAAIHAAWLGPDGLVDLANDCVREAADLADRIDEVSGAAAPVHDRHHVREFAVRTDQPAAPVAEDLADEGFLVHVVGEHLLQVCVTDLTAGKSDGLVAAFEEVI, encoded by the coding sequence ATGAGCGGGAGCCCGTACGCGCCCCACACCGACGCCGAGACCGCGGCGATGCTGGAGGCGGTCGGCGTCGACGACGAGGAGGCGCTCTTCGACATTCCCGAGGCGGTCGCCTTCGACGGCGAGTTCGGGATCGACGCCCGGACCGAACGCGGGATCCGCGACGAGTGCGCCCGCATCTTCGGCCGGAACGCCGACGCGACGGAGTTCCTCGGCCGCGGCCACTACGCCCACTACGTGCCGAGCGTCGTCGACCACCTCTCGGACCGCGCGGAGTTCCTCACGAGCTACACGCAGTACCAGCCGGAGATCTCCCAGGGGTTCCTCCAGGCGCTCTTCGAGTACCAGTCGATGCTCGTGGAGCTCACCGGCCTCCCGGTCGCGAACTGCTCGATGTACGACGCCGCCACCGCGCTGGCGGAGGCCGCGACGCTCGCGGACCGCACGCGCTCGACGTCCGGCGACGTGGTCCTCGTCCCCGGCCACCTCCGGGAGGGGAAGCGGGCGGTCCTCGACAACTACTGTGCCGGCGCGGACCTGACCGTCGAGTCGTACCCGATGGACGACGGGATCGCCGACCTCGACGCCCTCGCCGACCGCGTCGGCGACGACGTCGTCATGGTGTACGCGGAGAACCCCACGCTCCGCGGCTGTATCGAGGAGAACCTCGCCGCGATCGGCGAGATCGCCGACGACGGCGACGCGCTGTTCACGCTGGGGTCGGACGTCGTCGCGCTGTCGGTGCTCGAGGAGCCCGCGAGCGTCGGCGCCGACGTCGTCGTCGGCGAGGCCGGTGCGCTCGGGCTCCCGACCGCCTACGGGATGGGACTGGGGATCTTCGCCTGCCGCGAGGAGCACCTCCGGCAAGTCCCCGGCCGGCTCGTGGGCGCGAGCGAGGACGCCGCCGGCGACCGGGCGTTCACGCTCACGCTCCAGACGCGCGAACAGCACATCCGCAAGGAGCGGGCGACATCGAACATCTGTACGAACCAGGCGTGGGTCGCGCTGCGCGCGGCGATCCACGCCGCGTGGCTCGGGCCGGACGGCCTCGTCGACCTCGCGAACGACTGCGTGCGCGAGGCCGCCGACCTCGCCGATCGCATCGACGAGGTCTCCGGGGCGGCCGCGCCGGTCCACGACCGCCACCACGTCCGGGAGTTCGCGGTACGGACCGACCAGCCGGCGGCTCCCGTGGCCGAGGACCTCGCCGACGAGGGATTCCTCGTCCACGTCGTCGGCGAGCATCTGCTCCAGGTGTGCGTGACCGACCTCACCGCCGGGAAGTCCGACGGCCTCGTCGCGGCGTTCGAGGAGGTGATCTGA
- the gcvPB gene encoding aminomethyl-transferring glycine dehydrogenase subunit GcvPB, whose protein sequence is MIHDQADYTREEEAVHEPLLSEKGEETVDVREESPLPDDLTREELTLPAPSEPEIARHYTRLSQMNWAIDSGPYPLGSCTMKYNPKFTEDVAADPNAAVHPDRPDRSVQGNLELQYRLQRFLADIGGMDAVTLQPPAGAAGELTGILIAKAYHEHHGNDRSEVVIPASAHGTNFATAATAGYDVVELPSGEDGRVDLEALEAAVGDDTAALMLTNPNTVGLFERDITEIAEIVHDAGGLLYYDGANLNALLGRGRPGDMGFDVMHYNVHKTFATPHGGGGPGAGPVGVTAELADFLPSPRVRETNGERGYERFEPAESIGKVHGFEGNWLVLIKAYAYIARLGDEGLSDAAAKAVLNANYLAERIDLEVPYGPFHHEFAATAGDRGAADVAKRMLDFGVHPPTTKWPEMVPEAMLTEPTEIENRSSLDDLAEAFDLAYADADEALETAPNRTAAARIDQVGAARNPRLSWQALDGE, encoded by the coding sequence ATGATCCACGACCAGGCCGACTACACGCGCGAGGAGGAGGCGGTTCACGAGCCGCTGCTCTCCGAGAAGGGCGAGGAGACGGTCGACGTGCGCGAGGAGTCGCCGCTCCCCGACGATCTGACCCGCGAGGAGCTCACGCTTCCCGCGCCCTCGGAGCCGGAGATCGCCCGCCACTACACCCGGCTCTCGCAGATGAACTGGGCGATCGACTCCGGCCCGTACCCGCTCGGGAGCTGTACGATGAAGTACAACCCGAAGTTCACGGAGGACGTGGCCGCGGACCCGAACGCCGCGGTCCACCCCGACCGCCCGGACCGGTCGGTTCAGGGGAACCTCGAGTTACAGTACCGGCTCCAGAGGTTCCTCGCGGACATCGGCGGGATGGACGCCGTCACCCTCCAGCCGCCCGCGGGCGCTGCCGGCGAACTCACGGGGATCCTGATCGCGAAGGCGTACCACGAGCACCACGGCAACGACCGCTCGGAGGTGGTGATCCCGGCGTCCGCCCACGGGACCAACTTCGCGACCGCCGCGACCGCCGGCTACGACGTGGTCGAGTTGCCCTCCGGCGAGGACGGGCGCGTCGACCTGGAGGCGCTCGAGGCCGCCGTCGGCGACGACACCGCCGCCCTGATGTTGACGAACCCGAACACGGTGGGACTCTTCGAGCGCGACATCACGGAGATAGCCGAGATCGTCCACGACGCGGGCGGCCTGCTCTACTACGACGGCGCGAACCTCAACGCGCTGCTCGGCCGCGGCCGCCCCGGCGACATGGGGTTCGACGTGATGCACTACAACGTCCACAAGACGTTCGCGACGCCCCACGGCGGCGGCGGCCCCGGCGCGGGCCCCGTCGGGGTCACGGCGGAGCTGGCCGACTTCCTCCCGAGCCCGCGGGTCCGCGAGACGAACGGCGAGAGGGGGTACGAGCGGTTCGAGCCCGCCGAGTCGATCGGAAAGGTCCACGGCTTCGAGGGCAACTGGCTCGTGTTGATCAAGGCGTACGCGTACATCGCCCGCCTCGGCGACGAGGGGCTCTCCGACGCCGCGGCGAAGGCCGTGCTCAACGCGAACTACCTCGCCGAGCGGATCGACCTCGAGGTCCCCTACGGCCCCTTCCACCACGAGTTCGCGGCGACCGCGGGCGACCGCGGCGCCGCCGACGTGGCCAAACGCATGCTGGACTTCGGCGTCCACCCGCCGACGACGAAGTGGCCCGAGATGGTGCCCGAGGCGATGTTGACGGAGCCGACGGAGATCGAGAACCGCTCCTCGCTCGATGACCTCGCGGAGGCGTTCGACCTCGCGTACGCCGACGCCGACGAGGCGCTCGAGACCGCGCCGAACCGGACTGCGGCCGCCCGGATCGACCAGGTCGGGGCCGCCCGGAACCCGCGGCTCTCCTGGCAGGCGCTCGACGGGGAGTAG
- a CDS encoding metallophosphoesterase, translating into MLVGIVSDTHDDLAAVEAAIDLFESAGVDAVVHCGDFVAPFSVTPFDAGFDFHAVRGNNDGEWAVESTVNAFGTYHGEAGTLSFDGVDVAVTHGTSEVVVDALVDCGDYDYVLHGHTHAHEVEERDGTVRVNPGGLPIPVAGADDDFRVATLDTTESGVAAVTHHRLDR; encoded by the coding sequence ATGCTCGTCGGCATCGTCTCCGACACCCACGACGACCTCGCCGCCGTGGAGGCGGCGATCGATCTGTTCGAATCGGCGGGCGTCGACGCGGTCGTCCACTGCGGCGACTTCGTCGCCCCCTTCTCCGTGACCCCCTTCGACGCCGGGTTCGACTTCCACGCCGTCCGCGGCAACAACGACGGCGAGTGGGCGGTGGAGTCCACGGTGAACGCGTTCGGGACCTACCACGGCGAGGCCGGGACGCTCTCGTTCGACGGCGTCGACGTGGCCGTCACGCACGGGACGAGCGAGGTCGTCGTCGACGCGCTCGTCGACTGCGGCGACTACGACTACGTCCTCCACGGCCACACGCACGCACACGAGGTCGAGGAGCGGGACGGCACCGTGCGGGTGAACCCCGGCGGCCTCCCGATCCCGGTCGCGGGCGCGGACGACGACTTCCGCGTCGCGACGCTCGACACGACGGAGTCGGGCGTCGCGGCCGTGACGCACCACCGCCTGGATCGGTGA
- a CDS encoding M42 family metallopeptidase yields the protein MSEPTVEFEDVERLVAARGPPGDEYPVAAVFEELVEPHVDAVFYDPMGNLIATSEGDPDAPELMFAAHTDELALLVEEVTDDGFLEFVMLGGHYKGNLPGQEVRIGPEAVPGVIGPKSRHRMTDEERESLAEDLVIDVGATSRSEVAALDVEPGDHATWDRTVTRLANDRIAGRALDDRVPLAVLLAVAREEDADATVHYVATTQEEVGLRGARAAGHSVDPDVAVALEIFPANDYPSGVDGRPAVEVDGGPVVEFGDGTSEYLFGGLLVDRRTRSWLTGSARAVDVSVQEAVMLRGTTDATEFQGVRGGRHAGAVAVPCRYTHSPVETLSLADANEAAVALAEAIRTPFPDRNEVRHG from the coding sequence ATGTCCGAACCGACGGTCGAGTTCGAGGACGTCGAACGACTGGTCGCCGCGCGCGGCCCGCCGGGCGACGAGTATCCGGTCGCGGCGGTCTTCGAGGAGCTCGTCGAACCGCACGTGGACGCCGTCTTCTACGACCCGATGGGGAACCTCATCGCGACGAGCGAGGGGGACCCCGACGCCCCTGAGCTGATGTTCGCGGCCCACACCGACGAGCTCGCGCTGCTCGTCGAGGAGGTCACCGACGACGGGTTCCTGGAGTTCGTGATGCTCGGTGGCCACTACAAGGGGAACCTCCCGGGCCAGGAGGTCCGGATCGGTCCGGAGGCGGTCCCCGGTGTGATCGGTCCGAAGTCCCGCCACCGGATGACCGACGAGGAGCGGGAGTCGCTGGCCGAGGACCTCGTCATCGACGTGGGGGCGACGAGCCGGTCGGAGGTCGCGGCCCTCGACGTGGAGCCGGGGGATCACGCGACGTGGGACCGGACGGTGACGCGACTGGCGAACGACCGGATCGCGGGACGGGCGCTCGACGACCGCGTGCCGCTCGCGGTCCTGCTCGCGGTCGCCCGCGAGGAGGACGCCGACGCGACGGTCCACTACGTGGCCACGACTCAGGAGGAGGTCGGGCTGCGCGGGGCGCGGGCCGCCGGACATTCGGTGGATCCGGACGTGGCCGTCGCGCTCGAGATATTTCCCGCGAACGACTACCCTTCGGGCGTCGACGGACGGCCGGCCGTCGAGGTCGACGGCGGCCCGGTCGTCGAGTTCGGCGACGGTACCTCCGAGTACCTGTTCGGCGGCCTCCTCGTTGACCGGCGGACGCGCTCCTGGCTCACGGGATCCGCGAGGGCGGTCGACGTGTCGGTTCAGGAGGCGGTGATGCTGCGGGGAACGACCGACGCGACCGAGTTCCAGGGGGTCCGTGGGGGCCGCCACGCCGGCGCGGTCGCGGTTCCCTGCCGGTACACGCACTCGCCGGTCGAGACGCTCTCGCTCGCCGACGCGAACGAGGCGGCGGTCGCGCTCGCGGAGGCGATACGCACGCCGTTCCCCGACCGGAACGAGGTCCGGCACGGATGA
- a CDS encoding serine hydrolase, which produces MRPDRPPVETDADLAEAIDVIADRFDGRLGVLLGLSRGPDALDVLHRRNADEAFVAASTIKLPVLYALYEEYDGRLDALAEPRPIAAENRVGGSGIFHLLDDPTPSLEDLARATIAISDNAATNQLIDELGAERIEAAASRLGMADTRLRRKMMATLEGHDFEPLGEQPDGEPANVTTPADCARFFADIVHESTLSPAAYDRLRVPLDEQKDASLFARYLPYGTPIAHKTGGLPTAALDAGVVRADDGGTPPLVFTAFATQAENGGDAGDAVAAVGDAAFERFTALRRERGD; this is translated from the coding sequence ATGAGACCCGACCGCCCGCCCGTCGAGACCGACGCGGACCTCGCGGAAGCGATCGACGTGATCGCCGACCGGTTCGACGGCCGCCTCGGCGTCCTCCTCGGCCTGTCGCGGGGACCGGACGCGCTCGACGTGCTCCACCGGCGGAACGCGGACGAGGCGTTCGTCGCCGCGAGCACCATCAAGCTCCCCGTACTCTACGCGCTCTACGAGGAGTACGACGGACGGCTCGACGCGCTCGCGGAGCCGCGACCGATCGCGGCCGAGAACCGCGTCGGCGGCAGCGGGATATTTCACCTCCTCGACGATCCGACCCCGTCGCTCGAGGACCTCGCGCGGGCGACCATCGCGATCAGCGACAACGCCGCGACCAACCAGCTGATCGACGAGCTCGGCGCGGAGCGGATCGAGGCGGCCGCGAGCCGGCTCGGCATGGCCGACACGCGGCTCCGCCGGAAGATGATGGCGACGCTCGAGGGCCACGACTTCGAGCCGCTCGGCGAACAGCCCGACGGCGAGCCGGCGAACGTCACCACGCCGGCCGACTGCGCCCGTTTCTTCGCCGACATCGTCCACGAGTCGACGCTGTCGCCGGCGGCGTACGACCGGCTCCGCGTGCCGCTCGACGAGCAGAAGGACGCGTCGCTGTTCGCCCGCTACCTCCCGTACGGGACGCCGATCGCACACAAGACCGGCGGTCTCCCGACGGCGGCGCTGGACGCCGGGGTCGTTCGGGCCGACGACGGCGGGACGCCGCCGCTCGTGTTCACGGCGTTCGCGACGCAAGCCGAGAACGGTGGCGACGCGGGCGACGCGGTCGCGGCGGTCGGGGACGCGGCGTTCGAGCGGTTCACGGCGCTACGGCGGGAACGCGGCGACTGA
- a CDS encoding histone deacetylase, translating into MTAEPTANGGDADLTVFWHERMLDHEQPPGAFKHPSTPIVAADETHPDRRERVENIVATVEHGFPEESRFVEPDRATRDAIERVHDADYVDWLEGFCADGGGRIGRTTTGANEATYDAARVAAGAAVAAVDHALSGRPGVPYALCRPSGHHAQPTQADGFCFLNNAAIAAEEALASGADRVAIVDWDVHHGNGTQEAFYDRDDVLLVSAHHDHGSWSEYHPQEGSLVEDGAGDGTGYTLNVPLPPGTGDRGYERLFETIVEPVVRSYDPDLVLVSAGQDAGTVDPNGRNLVTRGGFRTLGSRVRALADDAADGRLALIQEGGYQPSHLSFATLGVLEGVLDRLVDLDGYGHDDPMAWLDEPTELVDAWLDEAIGHYRTHWSILAESDDG; encoded by the coding sequence ATGACCGCCGAACCGACCGCGAACGGAGGCGACGCCGATCTCACCGTCTTCTGGCACGAGCGCATGCTGGATCACGAACAGCCGCCGGGAGCGTTCAAGCATCCCTCGACGCCGATCGTCGCCGCCGACGAGACCCACCCGGACCGCCGCGAGCGCGTCGAGAACATCGTGGCGACGGTGGAACACGGCTTCCCCGAGGAGAGCCGCTTCGTCGAGCCCGACCGGGCGACGCGGGACGCGATCGAGCGCGTTCACGACGCGGACTACGTGGACTGGCTGGAGGGGTTCTGTGCCGACGGCGGCGGCCGGATCGGCCGGACGACCACCGGGGCGAACGAGGCGACGTACGACGCGGCGCGGGTCGCGGCGGGGGCCGCGGTCGCCGCCGTCGACCACGCGCTGTCCGGGCGGCCGGGAGTCCCGTACGCGCTGTGTCGTCCGAGCGGCCACCACGCGCAGCCGACCCAGGCGGACGGGTTCTGTTTCCTCAACAACGCGGCCATCGCGGCCGAGGAGGCGCTCGCCTCGGGCGCGGACCGGGTGGCGATCGTCGACTGGGACGTCCACCACGGCAACGGGACCCAGGAGGCCTTCTACGACCGCGACGACGTCCTCCTCGTGAGCGCCCACCACGATCACGGCTCGTGGTCCGAGTACCACCCGCAGGAGGGGTCGCTCGTGGAGGACGGCGCGGGCGACGGGACGGGGTACACCCTCAACGTCCCGCTCCCGCCGGGCACCGGCGACCGCGGGTACGAGCGCCTGTTCGAGACGATCGTCGAACCGGTCGTCCGCTCGTACGACCCCGACCTCGTCCTCGTGAGTGCCGGGCAGGACGCGGGCACGGTCGACCCCAACGGCCGAAACCTCGTCACCCGCGGCGGGTTCCGGACGCTCGGGTCCAGAGTTCGGGCGCTCGCCGACGACGCCGCCGACGGCCGTCTGGCGCTGATCCAGGAGGGCGGCTACCAGCCGTCGCACCTCTCTTTTGCCACCCTCGGCGTCCTCGAGGGCGTGCTCGACCGCCTCGTCGACCTGGACGGGTACGGCCACGACGACCCGATGGCGTGGCTCGACGAGCCGACCGAACTCGTCGACGCGTGGCTCGACGAGGCGATAGGGCACTACCGAACGCACTGGTCGATCCTGGCGGAGTCCGACGACGGGTAA